The genomic segment ATTTGTTATGTTGTGGATTTGTAATCAGAaatgttaaataataattatgtgGTCATTACAACTATATATTCATAAATAATATACATATGATATTCATACTAAAAAACAAATTTGATCATATTTAGTTTAAAGATGTCAGCATATGTAGCTTCATACCATGGcggagatggtggtggtcaagATCCACCGGATCCTACTACGATCTCATATAGTTGTGAGTCaggtattttaaaatttattctttatttatttctaaTTAGACATTATTATACAACATACTAAATTATATGATGCACTTATTTAAAACAATACAGTAGCTCCACCAAAGAGAAAAGGTTGCGGGCCTGTCGCTAGGAAAAATTTAGATGACAGAAGGCGAGAAGCTGGACATCCACTCCCCATAGTGGTTGACCCTATCACGTACAAGGTGGTGGGAATGGAACATGCTGCTTTTGTCCATCTTTTGGGCACCCAAGTCACATCAGCAATTCCAAAATATTACAAGGATTAGACTAGTGTCCCAAAACGGTATAAGGACAATGCCATTAGTAAAGTGAAGGTAAAAATTTTAGAATTTActttaataataattgtattataaTTTTAGCACGATTAACATAttttctcttgattgtagaacATATATCAAAATAGATGGGTGGCCAGATTATACCACTCTCATTGACAGTatcgatgctgagaaggctaatgATTGGGACAAGGTCCTAAAGAATCCACCCAAAGATGTCAATGTTGATGCTTGGAaacaaatttgtgagtttttcaggAGTCCAGAGTTTATTGCGCACTTcgtgaagaaaaaaataaaccgAGACCAAATGAAGTACTCTACAACACAAGGCACGAAATCATCAGCGGCTACTCGTCACGAAAAAGTTAGTGAAAATATTAACTTAATTAAGTTGTATGAATTTATAAGTTCTCTAACattctcattttctttattagttgaACCTGAACCTCATTGAGGTATGGAAGGAGTATCACTGgacaaaaagaacaagaatttTGTCAACGGGGATGCTGAAtgagattatgtaagtttaactttattatcaattcaaataattatatttttcttttgtattataattttttttttttaaaataggttAAGTTGAAGTCAACTCTTGAAGCTAAGACTCAGCAGATTGTTGAATCTGGTACTGATGATTCTTCCTCGATCGATCAAGTAAAGATACTAAGTCAGGTTCTTGGTGAAAGACGGGGCCACCAGCGAGGAGTTGCCCGCAAATTGAAGGGAAAAGAGTTAACTCGTCCCTCTTAAAACACTTAGTCTCAGGCACCACCTCAACAGTTGACTGAGGAAATACGTGAATTGGTTGACATTGTGAAGGTCATGAATGAACAGCTTCAGTACGTGTATCAGCAGCTTCCACCTGAAAAACGTCTAGCAACAAACGTGGAGATGCAGAATACATATCAGCGGTTTTTCGAGAAGTATGTAGGCTCGTCTTCTGAAACTGAGACACATCACACATCTCAAGCTTCAGCTTCTCAGCCTTCACCAGGCCATCCTGACACACCTGCACCAACTTTTCCATCTCAACCTTCGGCCCAACAATATATGTATCAATGGCTGATGCCTCCATACCCTCAGGCTTATCATCCTCATATGAGTGGACTTTCGTCGCAATCCCCGCCACCTCATATGAGTGGGTTGTTGTCTCAACCTCCGCCCTATCCGTATCCATACATGTGTGTACCTGGAGGATCATCGTTACCTCCACAGTATCCATGGCCGATGCCTTTGCACACACCACAGGCACTGCAGCCACCGCAGGCACCAGAAGAAAGGGACAATATGGAGAACGCCAAGGGTTGagatgttttatatatttttgtattaaacaataacttttaattaatatattattgtatgcatatttaatttggataatattgtattagttgtgtaatttgaataaattattaattttatgcatatttaattttagtattattatttttgtgcatatttaattttgatattataaattaaaaaatattatttaaattttttattttaataattttttattattttttaattatataaaagtaTTAGGGGAGATAAAATTTGCCCCTAATAATATCAAAGTCGTCGCTAATATTATATTATGAGAGGTGACTTTTTATTATTAGGGGTGAAATATGATCTAGGAATCacgattattaggggcgacattcaATTTATTAGGGGTGAAACTGTCACCGCTAATACTAATTATTAGGGGTGATGGTTTTTTCGCCGCAAATAATCGACATTAGCGGCGACATATCGCTACTAGTGACTATTAGCAACGAACTCAGGTATAGCCCTTAAATACCATTTTTGTTGTAGCGTAGTGCTATAATGATAAGAATGCAATGTGCTTAAGTGTTCAAATTGATTACCTTCATATATAGATTTCTCACTCTTATTTGATTTGAAAGAGGTCCACCCACCCCTTGGTTGTTACCAATCATCAATTGGACATTCATAGCCTTGAATGGAAGATTTTAGGGTTACATACAGTCATAATTTGTAGGAAATCAACAAAATGGTTCAAAACAACTCAACATTTTGAGCAACAAGAGTTGCTTGGTGTATTTTACCAGCAACTTGTCGTCACATGATGGGCAACATAACGCAGGTGTTACTATTTTCTTGCTAATTTTGATAGTTGAAAAAGCGTCAAAACGTCTTAAAATTCCCAATACTATTTGTATCGTTTATGCATTTCATAACTGATAATTTCAAGTCCATaacaattatatataataataataacttcTAAAATTCAAAATCAAATGATTTGGTAACTCCTTTTATCATTTAAGATTTAAGAGTGAATATTGTACTAATTACAAAATCAGGTAATAATTAGTTACCAAATTTTGTAATTAACTTCCACCACATTTGTACTATATTTTATATAATCAatactatattatattattatatgaaataatataacatgtatCCCTTTATTTCTATTCATCCAAATATGATCAAGACTTATGGATGAAAACCGGAGAGCTATTGGTTTTCTTGTATTGCATAActttcaatattttaaaaaaaatatatgaaaaacaaTTTAAgtctaaaaatttaattttttggcAACAACTACAAATGATacatgattttaaaaaaaaaataagtgggATAAATAGTTTCGTTTTTTATTAAGACCGAACAAAACCTCAACACCTTGACattgttttttttatatctttaatTTAGAATGCTATTTTGATTGGGAGTAATAAAAATAGTAGAATAAAAATAAGAATGGAAataagaattaattaaaatataataaaatgtaataCACATAATGGGGGAAAGATCATTTTATTGGAATGACATTCAATTGTATTAAACtgaaatcaaataaaataataaaacgaATATATATTTTCCATTGTATTTCATTACAACCAAACATGACCTTATATTACAACAAAAATCAATTTTACGGGTGACGGATATCACCCTTAATAACTATATAAGTCGTCCCtgatgtgtcgcccctaataaaatGCGTCTAATGGTGTACATTAGGGGCGACTAATGGGTCGCTCCTAATATTCCAATATCAGAGGCAACTGTGTTGCCCCTAAAAGTTGAGATGACACCCCAATTTTTTTCACATTGATCGATGTGTCGCCTCTGATATGTCATCAGTCGCCCCTGATACTTGATTATTAGTAAACATTcacaatttattttttctaaataaataataataacactaaTATTACCTAAACATATATTAACACTAATAGTTCTAATATTTCATACatttcaaatataaatatatttttattaactaattaaaaaaaaacataatcaaacaaaaaaaatacatttcCTGCTTTTCACCTTCAATTCCCCCAATCTCCTTCAATCTCTATACACAAACACAATATAATAAtttctaaaatataaatatatataatacaaataaataaaactaatatatatactTACTCTGTTGGTGGTGGAGGCAGCCGACGgcggcggtggtggtggtggaggtaGCCGACGgcggcggtggtggtggtggaggcGGCCAACGGTGGTGGTGTTGGAGGCGGGTGGCAGTTGTGGTGGTGGAGCCTCGCCGAGACAAAGAAAGTGAGGGAGAAGAGGGGgggctgagagagagagagagagagtcgtaGAGAGAGAGTGAAGGAGAAGAGAGGATGGCAGATGGGGTTTGGGGAGGTCGGATCGGGGTTTggattttgtttttttgttttttgtttaagtttcagaGAGTGAGGAGGGTGGAGAGGACGAGAGGTATAAAACAATATTAGGGCCGACTAGCCCCACTATTAGTGGCGAcgcgtcgcccctaataattttcacacaAAAAAACCTCCACCAAAATTTCCCTCTTCATTCTAGACAAAATATCTCATTATCAGGGGCGACTGTTCATTTATTAGTggcgacacgtcgcccctaataatttttcAGAATATTAGAGGTGACTCCCCACGTGTTGTCCCTAATATCTTGTATATTAGAGGCGACATGATGTCGCCCTTAGTAAAGTCGCCTCTAACActtgtttttcttgtagtgttagaGTAGAAAAATTTCATAGAATTCctcattttttattaaaaaaaaaacctatgtgACATTTAGGCCTATCAAATAACCAACTATATATCTTTAAAAAAAACCACTATCTATGAAACATACACATATCCAACATTCAAGATGCACTCTTATACTCTACAAAGGCCCCATTTTTATATGAGAAAATTACGGAATACATCgtagaaagaaaaataatttgaaatataCGGTTCCCTATTTTTATACAGCATTTTATATCAAATTTACGGTAATCAAGGCTTATTATTTTAAAGCTATTTTAAaacaaatttatattaaaatactcATAGAAGCTTCTAGTATGTATTttgtttctctctctttctttatttttctgaatcttttctccttctttttttatttttatatttgtgtttcttttctctctcaactCTTCATCTTCCCTTTTCACTTTATAGAGTCTTCATCAAAAAACCTAAGTATTCTAGTTTCTATAGTTCTTTGAGTTTCTTCTCTCTTTCAAATTCGTTTGCCATTGATTATCAAAAAAATGGTTGTCACTTGTTTGGGGTCTTCATCTCCTATTAGGAAGGGTGGTGCGGTTGCTAGCTCACGTGACACGAATGAAGCCGAGAATGAAGAGTCCACCGAGTCTAGAATGGGAAAGTATTTAAGAGTAACCCTTCTCTATTGTCTAAAGGCGAATATGTTTTGAAGGACTCATCGGATTGTTCCCTTCCTTATGCAAACGATGGTGATATTGCTGGTTCAAATGAGTTGAAGGAGGCCGACATGCATGAGAGTGCTGAGTTTAAGGGGAAATAGTTGAAGAGAAAATCTGCTCCATTATCTAAGAGCAAATCTAGTGCAAAGAAAGCAAAGAAAATAACGACGGGAGGCTCTAGTCGAGTAAAGTGCAAGGCTAACaaaaaaatttgaagaagaatGTTCGTTCACTGGCTAAACCGAaggtattttttgttgtttcatttaatttttttttcatgttatCTGTTTTGAAGATGTTTGTTATGGTTATGTAAATAGatgttttaatatatttttaattatttttccaaattttctTGTTATTATTGTATAAAAGTTCTCATGTTATTatcattatttttaaaatcataaacaatgttttttagttaatttttcttttaatatgtttatgtcattatgtttatatataatattttttatttattttaaatttatatcacAATTCACAAAACcataataaaactaagcaaatgtgttGCATATTGCTTTCCACGTAGTATTATAGTATACTATATAGGTTAGTGCTTTTAAACGATGGCCAATGTATATGCATTCTATAGTACTGAAAAAAAATTGTGAGATgattgaacaattttattttttttcatatttgtttaaattaattgttagttTTGTTATATTGAGATATTAGTTTAGTTCTATCCATATATTACTATAACAAATCTTGCTGACAAATAAGTGAAGAGGAATATTGGTCAATTTGAAGCATAATCACATTAAGACCATTATCAATCTCCTCTCAAAATAAAAATTGATCAATAATAAATAGACATGACTAACTTATTTGAGTATTTGAACCCCTCACGTTACAAACTCCTTAAAGACCTATGGAACTATACTAGTCTAATAATCCAAACGCTATACATATATACCATACAAGTCACAAATAATTCGTATACAAACATTTCCTCATGTCAAACGTACACCTCATTCCCACTTCCAAAAAAAATTGACTTCAGAGatgattttttcttaatttttctaAAATGGACAAGAAAAATTTGGCCATCAACCGAAACAAGTGGAGAACTTTAGGTCCCCATATGTTAAGGGTCTCCCACAAGAACCTTATCAGAACAGGCACAGCAGCAGCAAACATAATCCAACGAAAACTCACAGACTCATTAGGCGTCACCGCAAATACCGCCGACCCATAGGTGACGATCATGGAGATTGTGGCTAGCCACACCTCGAAGTGAAAAGGGAACCTGTAAAATTAACTAAAAGATGTTAATATTCCAAGAATTATGCATATACATAAAGAGAATTTATGAGATGGGGTTTGTGTGGTTTACCTGTAAGTGAGGCATATGATGACCAAAATGGCGGAGGAGAGAGCCAAAGTGTTTGATATGAGAAAAACATAGAAAGGAATCTGTTGTGTGGCGTAGATGGATCTTCCAGCTGTGTGACCGTCATCGCTATCTTGCCAAACGCCGCCGGGAGGGTTGACACCTGCTTGGAAGGTCACGGCGGTGATGAGAGCGGCCACCACCAGAAGAACATTCCGGGCGTCGGCTGGTTTGTCTTGCTGTTTGTCGTATTGGAAGCTCTTGAACCATCTCCACGACTCTGCACTGCTACTTTCTTGTGGTGAGTTCGCCATTATATATCTTACAATAATAGTTTTGGTCGGtagatatatgtgtatatatatatatatatgttttagaAGAGTGGAGAGGAAGGAGCAGGGAAGAACAAAGGGAAGGTTCTTGCTAGGGGAGTAATATGAAAGACTGGGTCAACTGCCACCTGTTCTAGCCATGGTTTGAACTCTCGTCGAGTGTTTATTTGGAACTATTTATAAATTGAATTCATATAGCTACAGAAATTAATTAACACGGTTCTTCTTTTGTCACGGTGATAGTGATTGCCAAATAAGTAAACTATTATATAAGAATAAAAATGTCAAGGGAACCGCTTGTTCCCAAAATACACACAAATCAAATTTAATATTGAGTTTTACATATTTaagtttaataaatattatgatatatgattaatcaatcataaaatgtcatatgtaatattaaatatcttaaaatacTAAATAATAAGAAATCTTGGACTGTACATAGATAGATATAGTTATAGatatttctatatctatataattataaatgtatatgtataatattgTACTATTCTTCAATTTATTCAATTAAACATAGTCAGCTCGTAGTTTTTAGTCTAATTTTAGATTATTACGTACGACAAGTAAGGaataataatgaaattaaataTATGCAATTTATCAACGTAGTGAAAATGAGAGAAATTTTTGTGATGAAAAGATTTATTCCAATTGCAATGTGAAGGCCATTTTGAATATTGCTATTGGTCGAAAATGTAGAGATTTGATTTTTTGATCTTTACATTTATAtacttataatataaaataattacaaaaattacttacaaaattttatttacaaaaataatttgtCACGTTATCAAAAAATATCGAATTCTAAAAGTAATATATCTGAATTTGAAACTTTATCAAAATCCTAGTTGTCCTGTTTTTCTAGGTTTAAAAAAGTAATTTCTTagttacttaaaatgttaataagttaccaattagttacttttttcatgaaattttttattattatagcatattattttatatacattttggttacctccaatacttattttttgaaatttttttatcttAAGACATTGATTAGTCATTTTAAAATTATATGATGGTGTCTTATTACTTAAGATAATTTTACGTTGTCTATTAGTCATTTTTTAGAAATtaatgagttacaataaaatataacaaattactatatatcttattattaaaagttacttttagtatactataCAGTAATTTTTTTGATGAAAAGTTTTAATTCACTTTTTAGTCACTAATATAATTTATATGAGagtaatagtattttttttttgttaaacaaacaaaaaataaacttaaaagttactttcgaattataataataaatacacatttcaGTCTTTTATTATTAAGTTTTCATTGATCAAAATAAAAAGCAACTACATTATTACTTTTTAAATACAACACAGAAATTACTTATTCCAATTTTTAAGAAACTTttccatttttttaataaataaagctAAAAATAAACGTAAACGTTATTTTTCAAACACAACACAACAACTACCTCATCCCCATTATCTTCTCCGACGATATCAAGAAACTCATGCTTGTCATGTACTAAAATAATCACCTTCGAGAGTAGGATGTGATGATAAAAgtgtaaataaaatgaaaaaaaatcaatactAGATGTAATTTTTACTTTTATAAATCATTTAAGATAACAATTTATTACCATTTGATGTATGATTAAATTTTTTAGTATCTCACAAATTTAAAGTAACCAACAAACTTGGtggattataaaaaaaaaatcttttttaaTATTCTATTTGAAATTTACCAAACAACCTAAAGAATCTATTTTAAAATAGTTACtttgaatatttttaaataaatttaagttgtttagaatacaatatagtatcttttaaatataaaataagaatacaaattttagtatattaaattttgatcaactttaaaatttagttacttttttatcaacacaatataaaaaagaaactaaaatgttaCTTTTTATTCTGGTCAACTTCTCTAGCAACGATCAAAGAACTTATGTTTctcacatatcaaaatgatcacatTGAAGAGTAAGTCGCGATGAAACTCCTTTTGAGCCCAACCGACTAGCAGTGTGGCCGaaaaagatattttaaattaaaGATAAAAGAGAAGgtaagaaattaataaaaaaaaagagtataaTGGAGAGAGAGGCCTTGTATcgtgaaaaaaaaacaaacaaaaaaaaaagttgaaaaaagTGGTATAAAAAACAGTAGTATTGTTAATTAAATTACAAGatgtaattttgtaattaaattataaaaaacagAATTTCTCTTGTTTTTTAAGGGAAGAAAATGTAGAGGATGAAATCTTAGAAGAGTGATGCtagaaattaatatatatttacatataagtACTGAGGTAGTTTATTTTTAATCACTACGTGACATTTTTAAAGTGATCGAGACTATGTAACTTCTTATAAATGGCTAATAAGATTGACATATTAGTAGATGTACATaatttatatgtaaaaaaaaagtgTACATTTCAATAATTACTCGATCTTATGCAGTGAACAAAATTCCTTGGTTTGGAAGAATTATATGTATGCACTGCTCATATTCGAATAATCTTGTATTCTGACTTCCAACCTTCCATGGCGATGGACAGAGCTAGATTATGTAGGCAGGgttgaattattttttatgttttaggTTGACTTaagtaacttttttaattatttttataagaaattttatttatttttaaaaaaatataataaattaacaTGAAAAAAATGACCTCTGATAATTAAactattttaacaaaaatattataatctCATTATTGATATTGGTGATAGTGGAATTTTAAATTGGATTGATCCCGTGAATCTTGATTTAAATTAATTTGGTGTATCACTTTTGTGATTGATTTATTGTTTCTATTGTACGTTTTTGGTGTTTGGGTGGTGCTATATGGTGTTTCCCAACATTAGGAATATATTATGGACATTTTTGTTTTCTTATTACTTTATCTCACAATTTGTAAATGCCAACACCTGGGAATTGAATAAGATTCCTAGATTTACCATTACAAAATATGTCTTTCTTTCAATTTCTCTTTATAAATTACTGCCTGGTATATAGGCGAGACAATCTTTTTTCATTAAGAGGGTATTTTATTAGATCATAAAAATATGTGGGTGTGGCTTTCCGTAAGAAGAATAAGAAAATGAGTGAGTGTTTGTTGGTCAAGAAAACGAGTGAGGAAGGAGCATGGAATTAAGTCCAACGGAAAGATTCGTTTGGAATAGAAGGAACAAAAGTGGAGTAATAATAGTCAAAGACTGGGTCAGCCACCACACTTGTTTTAGATGTATAGTACAACTCTCATAAAATGAAAGTATTAAATCGCATTTAATGGAAGGGAGTCAAAAAAGACCAAGAAACTCAGTGAGATTTGAGAAAAATAAATGCTGTTTTCTttttataacaaaaataattTATGTTTATAATGAATGaccataaaagaaaaataaagtatttatagtatattagatacaaacaacgtcTAATATGCACGtctgcttagttttatttatagaatttattaattatttttattaaatttatattaatgccttataaattttaaataaatatcatattttaattaaataattactcacttttgtttaagtttatgtttgttctagtttttgaatttgggagtgacaacaaaagattatatattatatgtttaatgtaatactaaatattatacatgaattttaaatttaagtttcttattagtttttttaaaaaaataatttgttgctaattaacagtagattatattataagtttaatatgatattattctaataagtgagtttaagtttaattaaattttatttaagttataaaacttatgattttattatttttaaatatttattattgtaaaatatctcaaaaatatcatattttaatttgtttaattatttattatttttaaataattatcattgtaaaatatcttaaaaatatgatattttaatttgtttaattatttattatttttaaataatttttctattgtaaaatatctcaaaaatatcatattttaatttttttaattatttattttgttttatttatgtttaagtatttacaaactaccattaagtataagaatattctgttaaatataagaatattccttaaaattaacattaaaagaataaaaaactgttaaaaccaaaaatttctgttatctacacacttattatatagaagagatatcacCAATAATCAAAGAAACCTAAGATGAATAAAATAACCATAGATacacaaatattatatttaaacatgataCTCACGAATGtgatagatttttaatttttttttaacataatgagttttattttaaataaatattattttttaaaaaataaaaataattactatataatattatagtgtTCAACACTactttaatattaaatatttgtaCAATTAAATATCTatcttatatattttattttaaattaaaatatgtgaaaTATGACAAAGATCCCATCCTTTTATAAAAATGATACATATGTGAGTAATAGTATTTATTGATTATACTAGTAGTTActctaaatcaataaaaaataaaaagacggTAATAGGATAGATTTCATTCTTTTAATTATATGCatgatatataaataaataaataatgtcagCTTTTTCCcttcaaaaaaagaaaagaaaacattaAATTACTTCCAACTTAAAAAAAAAGTGATTGCACACTCATTTCCAATAATGTTCAATGTAACGCTTCCAAAATTTTATTCCCCACCTTGGTAGCCACATCAATAAAAAAAAGtacaattaataattattttatcatattttttaattaaaaaattttctTGAATTAGTGAGAATTAAAGGgttttattgaatcaaattttgTAATGTTTTTGTAGGAAATTCATTCTCTGCCCTATACTAACTCTCAGACACATTAGCAATACCAAGGTCACTTATGACCTTTACCACTGTCACGTGTGGACTAAAATTGGCCACAAATCAATGAACAGACAGCACCTTTTACCTTTGATCGTAACCCAATTTCTATTTATGCAGAGTAGAACAAGACTTCGAAGACTCATAcacaaatcagaaagaaattagATACAATCAACAACAAGTTCAAGCAATCAAAAGAAACATTAAAGAGAAGATGCGAAACCAGCAATTATCGAGGTTCACCCCAAACTGGGCTACGTCCTCGTCGAGCTTGCCTCAGGGAAGCTCAGATATGCACTAGAAAATCAATCGGCACATCAACGATCAGGGAATCCATGCCACAATTTCGACAGgtaatcctccatttttcttctCAATATTCCTTTCTTTTCTTGTATATCTTTTACCCAAGAACCGAAACCCCTTTCTTACAATCTCTCTCTGTTTCTTTCCACTCAAGAGTCAACCAAGAGGTGAACTCTTTACAATGATCAAGACTCAAGCTCacagcctctctctctctctctctctatacagAAATTTTCCAGGTTACCCCGAAACTAATATCTCAACaaagatatacatatatatacttgatTAAAAAAAGTTGTTGCTAAAATTTTTGTGTTGCAAGAGGTCGTAGTTGAGTTCAGTTTGAAAAGTCACCACCACTCCTTAGCTTCTAGATACTAATATTATAGAATTATCTAGAACTATATAATTAAGTTTCATAAAAGTCATAGAACATTCTAGAAGTTTGTAATGTTTAGAAGAAAAGTGATTTGCTAGATTTTTCTAGTCTTTGGGCCAAGCCCACTAACAAGTAGTTTCTAGAGTTCTCTAGCATATTAAAGTTGAGTAGTATAAATAGGGACCTTAGGTCCCTTAGAAGGGTGTCAAAGAGTGAGTACACAAAGTGCATCTAAAAGTGTTCCAAAAAGTGTAAGCTAGAGTGTTTAGTATGTGTGGTCAAGAATTGTAATCAAGTCTTGGTGTAATTACTTTTGTATCAATAAAGTAATTACGTTTTCACGTGTTGTGGTGTtcaacaagtggtatcagagccggaTCGGGGTCGTACCGAAAGAGTCCTTTGTTGAGTTTCTTAGAGTGATCGTGTGTGGTTTAGTACTACAAAGTTTGCACGATGGGTGACCTTCAAGTGGTCGGTGGAATTAAGAAACTTAACAACCAAAATTACAACACGGGGTCGATGCACATGGAGGCATATCTCCAAGCCAAGACCTGTGGGAGATCGTTGGTGGCAATGAAGTCACACAACCAGAGGATGCAATCGCTTTGAAGAAATGGAAGATTAAAGCGGGCAAAGCCATGTTTGCGATTCAGACCACAGTTGAAGATGAAATGTTGGAGCACATCAGGCCGGCGAAGACACCGAAGGAAGCGTGGGATACTTTCGCATCACTGTTCACCAAAAAGAATGATACGAGATTGCAGCTTTTGGAGAATGAGCTTCTCTCAATCAGGCAGCGCGACATGACGATCAACCAATACTTCACCAAGGTAAAATCTCTTTGTCGCAAAATCTCTGCATTAGACTCTGCTGCTGGCATGTCAGATGCTAGAATTAGAAGAATTATTATTCATGGATTAAGGCCAGAATTTAGAACTTTTATTGCTGCAATACAAGGTTGGCCAACCCAACCTTCTCTTGTCGAATTGGAAAACTTGCTAGCTGACCAAGAAGCATTAGCTAAGCAAACATCT from the Humulus lupulus chromosome X, drHumLupu1.1, whole genome shotgun sequence genome contains:
- the LOC133803551 gene encoding uncharacterized protein LOC133803551 → MANSPQESSSAESWRWFKSFQYDKQQDKPADARNVLLVVAALITAVTFQAGVNPPGGVWQDSDDGHTAGRSIYATQQIPFYVFLISNTLALSSAILVIICLTYRFPFHFEVWLATISMIVTYGSAVFAVTPNESVSFRWIMFAAAVPVLIRFLWETLNIWGPKVLHLFRLMAKFFLSILEKLRKNHL